Within Candidatus Hydrogenedentota bacterium, the genomic segment GCAGCGGCGCGCGGTCACCCTCGGCGGCACTGTCGGCGATTCGCGCCAGGTGCGCGGCGGCGTCTCGGCCGGCGAGCGGGTGATCATCGAAGCACCCGCCGAACTCAAGGACGGCGCAGTGGTGGCGTTGAAGCCCGGCGCCTGAAAAGCAGCGACAGCAGTCGAAGCAGCGTGTGCAGGACCATCCCATCCAGGCCACTGGGCCAGCGAGGCGAGCGATGAGCGAGGCAATGGTGCAGGTGCGCAACGTGAGCAAGGTCTACGAGCGCGGCAAGCAGAAGGTGCCGGTGCTGCAGGGGCTCACGCTCGACATCCCCCAGGGCGACTTCGTGGCGCTGATGGGGCCCTCGGGCTCCGGCAAGACCACGCTGCTGAACCTGATCGGCGGCCTCGACCAGCCCACCTCGGGCGAGATCCTGGTCGGCGGCAGCCGCATCGACAAGCTCTCGGCCGGGCAACTGGCGAAATGGCGCGCGGGCAATGTCGGCTTCGTGTTCCAGTTCTACA encodes:
- a CDS encoding efflux RND transporter periplasmic adaptor subunit, which encodes QRRAVTLGGTVGDSRQVRGGVSAGERVIIEAPAELKDGAVVALKPGA
- a CDS encoding ATP-binding cassette domain-containing protein, producing the protein MSEAMVQVRNVSKVYERGKQKVPVLQGLTLDIPQGDFVALMGPSGSGKTTLLNLIGGLDQPTSGEILVGGSRIDKLSAGQLAKWRAGNVGFVFQFY